A single genomic interval of Dyella sp. GSA-30 harbors:
- a CDS encoding YceI family protein — translation MFSGSRTASFALGMFSLAILANSGVGRANEASYTIDPDHTYPSFEADHLGGLSTWRGKFNKTTGKVTLDKAAGTGSVEIAVDAGSIDFGHDQLNTWAVGKDLLETNKYPQAVFKGRLEGFVHGAPTRAVGSLSLHGVSKPLVLNIDGFKCMPHPMLKREVCGADALATIKRDDFGMAAGKDYGFKMDVVLRIQVEAVQDAAAASTPKAP, via the coding sequence ATGTTTTCAGGAAGCCGCACCGCCAGTTTCGCGCTGGGAATGTTCTCGCTCGCCATACTTGCCAATAGCGGCGTGGGTCGGGCAAACGAAGCCAGCTATACGATCGATCCCGATCACACCTACCCCAGCTTCGAGGCCGATCACTTGGGCGGTTTGTCGACGTGGCGTGGCAAGTTCAACAAGACCACGGGCAAGGTAACGCTGGATAAGGCCGCGGGAACGGGTAGCGTCGAGATCGCCGTCGATGCGGGCAGCATCGATTTCGGTCACGACCAGCTCAACACCTGGGCGGTCGGCAAGGATTTGCTCGAAACGAACAAGTATCCGCAGGCCGTCTTCAAGGGGCGGCTTGAAGGCTTTGTCCATGGCGCGCCAACCCGTGCCGTCGGCAGCCTGAGCCTGCATGGCGTGAGCAAGCCGTTGGTCCTGAACATCGACGGCTTCAAGTGCATGCCGCATCCCATGCTCAAGCGCGAGGTCTGTGGCGCGGATGCGCTGGCCACCATCAAGCGCGACGACTTCGGCATGGCGGCCGGCAAGGATTACGGCTTCAAGATGGATGTCGTGCTGCGGATTCAGGTAGAGGCGGTGCAGGATGCTGCCGCGGCGTCGACGCCGAAGGCGCCCTGA
- a CDS encoding LysR family transcriptional regulator, with protein sequence MGSPLASVNLNRIVVFVAVVESGSFTAAAARLGMVKTMVSTHIKRLEVEVGANLLVRTTRRIALTDAGEAFYEASRILIRDAEAAVQAAGEDTTALRGTLRITAPVDYAATILTPLLVRMRETHPELRVELLTGDRLFDLVAEGIDVAIRVGNLSDSRLRAVQVDSYAHWLVATPTWLDGRRPRRPEDVAKLPLVAMSALQRPSTWTFTGAKGATRTIAFESPMSANIALVVKAAVMAGAGMMVMPDFAVVDDVAAGRLIRLLPTWQLPGGGIHAVFPASRFMPQRARAFIDLLREHLAMTRRVR encoded by the coding sequence ATGGGTAGCCCACTGGCGTCGGTCAATCTCAATCGCATCGTGGTGTTCGTGGCGGTAGTCGAGTCGGGTTCGTTTACCGCGGCGGCGGCGCGCCTGGGGATGGTCAAGACGATGGTCAGCACGCATATCAAGCGACTCGAGGTCGAGGTCGGCGCCAATCTGCTGGTCCGCACGACCCGTCGTATAGCGCTGACCGATGCCGGCGAGGCCTTCTATGAAGCCAGCCGGATCTTGATCCGTGACGCCGAAGCCGCGGTGCAGGCCGCCGGCGAAGACACCACGGCGCTACGTGGGACCTTGCGCATCACTGCACCCGTCGACTATGCCGCCACCATTCTTACGCCGCTGCTGGTGCGGATGCGCGAGACCCATCCCGAACTGCGCGTCGAATTACTGACCGGCGACCGCCTGTTCGACCTGGTGGCCGAAGGTATCGATGTGGCGATTCGCGTCGGCAATCTGTCCGACTCGCGCTTGCGCGCGGTGCAGGTGGATAGTTATGCGCACTGGTTGGTGGCGACGCCGACCTGGCTGGATGGTCGTCGTCCCCGCCGCCCGGAGGATGTCGCCAAGCTGCCGCTGGTAGCGATGTCGGCCTTGCAGCGTCCGTCGACCTGGACGTTTACCGGCGCCAAGGGCGCCACACGCACGATCGCCTTCGAATCCCCGATGTCGGCCAACATCGCCCTGGTGGTCAAGGCAGCGGTCATGGCCGGGGCCGGCATGATGGTGATGCCCGATTTTGCGGTGGTCGACGATGTCGCCGCCGGCCGGTTGATCCGTTTGCTGCCGACATGGCAGTTACCAGGCGGCGGTATCCACGCGGTGTTTCCGGCAAGTCGCTTCATGCCGCAACGTGCGCGCGCATTTATCGACCTGTTGCGCGAGCATCTCGCCATGACCAGGCGCGTGCGTTGA
- a CDS encoding LytTR family transcriptional regulator DNA-binding domain-containing protein — protein MSTERIRCLLVDDEMLARLALRQALAAHAVDVVGECGSADEAMQAIAQLQPDLVFLDIRMPGMDSFELMQRLQPDTLPLVVFATAFDAHALKAFDAGAFDYVLKPIDQERFDRSMDRVTRQWRRLAVDHQAPRQPLFAATPSVERLSVRVGEALRVLRVGDIDWIAAEGNYVRLHAAGEAILHRQTLQQLHGQLDPSRFLRIHRGTVVNLDRVSEIHPLFHGDAEVVLRDGTRLPLSRRFRDGARVALGLR, from the coding sequence ATGAGCACCGAGCGCATTCGCTGCTTGCTGGTGGACGATGAAATGCTGGCGCGCTTGGCACTTCGTCAGGCGTTGGCTGCCCACGCGGTCGATGTGGTCGGCGAATGCGGCAGCGCGGACGAAGCCATGCAAGCCATTGCGCAATTGCAGCCCGATCTGGTGTTTCTGGATATCCGCATGCCGGGGATGGATAGCTTCGAACTGATGCAGCGACTGCAGCCCGATACCTTGCCGCTGGTGGTGTTTGCCACCGCGTTCGATGCCCATGCATTGAAGGCCTTCGATGCCGGCGCCTTCGACTATGTGCTCAAGCCGATCGATCAGGAACGATTTGATCGCAGCATGGACCGGGTCACGCGTCAGTGGCGGCGCCTTGCCGTGGATCATCAGGCCCCGCGCCAGCCTCTGTTCGCCGCGACGCCTTCGGTGGAACGCCTGAGCGTGCGCGTGGGCGAAGCCTTGCGAGTGCTTCGCGTGGGCGACATCGACTGGATTGCCGCTGAAGGCAACTATGTTCGCCTGCATGCCGCCGGCGAAGCCATCCTGCATCGGCAGACCTTGCAGCAGCTGCATGGGCAACTCGATCCGTCGCGTTTCCTGCGCATCCACCGCGGTACCGTGGTCAACCTGGACCGCGTGAGCGAGATTCATCCACTCTTTCACGGTGACGCTGAGGTCGTGTTGCGCGACGGTACCCGCTTGCCGCTCAGTCGTCGCTTTCGCGACGGCGCGCGCGTGGCGCTCGGTTTGCGCTAA
- a CDS encoding DUF4142 domain-containing protein translates to MLKPMMISAALALAFVTSGAVAQSSTPASTPSTASKTGGDAMFVKKASAAGAAEVALGKLGQSQGQSDQVKQFGAQMVRDHTSANDELSSIASEKGLTVATDPSAKDAATAKTIGAKQGAAFDTAFSRKMLADHKQAVALFTKEADSGKDSDLKAFAAKTLPTLRHHLEMAQALPKGSSDKSPADTAK, encoded by the coding sequence ATGCTTAAACCGATGATGATCAGCGCGGCGCTCGCATTGGCATTCGTCACGAGCGGAGCTGTCGCGCAGAGCAGTACGCCAGCGAGCACGCCGAGCACCGCCAGCAAGACCGGTGGTGACGCCATGTTCGTCAAGAAAGCCAGCGCCGCCGGAGCCGCGGAGGTGGCACTGGGCAAGCTCGGCCAGTCGCAAGGCCAATCCGACCAGGTGAAACAGTTCGGTGCGCAGATGGTAAGAGATCACACATCGGCGAACGACGAACTGAGCTCGATCGCCAGCGAAAAAGGCCTGACGGTCGCTACCGATCCTTCAGCCAAGGATGCCGCGACCGCCAAGACCATCGGCGCCAAGCAAGGTGCGGCCTTCGATACCGCTTTCAGCCGGAAGATGCTGGCGGATCACAAACAGGCGGTGGCGTTGTTCACCAAGGAAGCCGATAGCGGCAAGGACTCGGACTTGAAAGCGTTCGCCGCCAAGACCCTGCCGACGCTCAGGCATCATCTGGAGATGGCGCAGGCGTTGCCCAAAGGTTCAAGCGACAAATCCCCCGCGGACACCGCCAAGTAA
- a CDS encoding GIY-YIG nuclease family protein: MSDDVGYPQFASRGRAYVYVLPYRDEDLLKLGFSRDPFTRFHTLHRRFYEFFDLDRGLLIEVDRVSDARRIERRFIDTWIESRAPAPLVVREAAAGYTEWYRGIYPEITALAQQLAEDAGYTLHRPLRPWLRSLLEERVDWLYEGSARMLEQVEYERFHGDPKRPLQRALLNVLDMCRSIGLPLERLVPDDVLRWYEHGDRPLLG, encoded by the coding sequence ATGAGCGACGACGTTGGCTATCCGCAGTTTGCTTCGCGCGGACGCGCTTATGTCTACGTCTTGCCGTATCGCGACGAAGATCTGCTGAAGCTTGGCTTTTCGCGTGACCCATTCACCCGCTTTCACACGCTGCATCGGCGCTTCTACGAGTTCTTCGATCTCGACCGCGGCTTGCTGATCGAAGTCGATCGTGTCTCCGACGCTCGCCGCATCGAACGTCGCTTTATCGACACATGGATCGAAAGCCGCGCGCCTGCACCATTGGTCGTGCGCGAAGCCGCAGCCGGCTACACCGAGTGGTATCGCGGCATCTATCCAGAGATCACCGCACTGGCACAGCAGCTTGCCGAGGATGCAGGCTACACACTACATCGACCCTTGCGCCCGTGGCTGCGCTCGCTGCTGGAAGAACGTGTCGACTGGCTCTACGAGGGCAGCGCGAGGATGCTTGAGCAAGTGGAGTACGAGCGCTTTCACGGTGATCCGAAGCGCCCCCTGCAACGGGCCTTGCTGAACGTGCTCGACATGTGCCGAAGCATCGGGCTGCCACTGGAACGACTCGTTCCCGACGACGTACTACGGTGGTACGAGCATGGCGATCGTCCGCTGCTCGGATAA
- a CDS encoding N-acetylmuramoyl-L-alanine amidase: MKTSAYRSPGRWACLLALAWLAGCAQAPTHNPLAQWVPSPNHDIRRPVLIVLHATEQRSAQASLNTLRTRNSGGPVSAHYLIGSDGTIYQLVADEQRAWHAGAGRWGTITDVNSASLGIELDNDAQSPYTAAQIDSLLRLLNDLTARWRIPRTQIIGHEDLAPDRKNDPGLLFPWQQLANAGFGLWPKLPLIDPPAGFDPWMALSAIGYPLDHRDAVVRAFHRHFRGIDGDALDAQDLRLLYALSRQLNGESTAAP; encoded by the coding sequence ATGAAAACCTCCGCTTATCGCAGCCCTGGCCGATGGGCCTGCCTGCTGGCGCTGGCCTGGCTCGCAGGTTGCGCCCAGGCGCCAACGCATAACCCGCTGGCGCAATGGGTACCATCCCCAAACCACGACATCCGCCGACCGGTACTGATCGTGCTGCATGCCACCGAGCAACGATCAGCGCAGGCCAGCCTGAATACGCTACGCACACGCAATAGCGGCGGCCCGGTCAGCGCACACTATCTGATCGGCAGCGACGGCACGATCTATCAGCTGGTCGCCGACGAACAACGTGCCTGGCATGCCGGGGCAGGGCGCTGGGGCACGATTACCGACGTCAACTCCGCATCGCTCGGTATCGAACTGGATAACGACGCGCAGTCGCCATACACCGCCGCGCAGATCGACAGCCTGCTGCGGCTGCTCAACGATCTCACCGCGCGCTGGCGCATTCCGCGCACGCAGATCATCGGCCACGAAGATCTCGCGCCGGACCGCAAGAACGATCCCGGACTGTTGTTTCCCTGGCAACAGCTTGCCAATGCGGGTTTCGGTCTATGGCCTAAGCTGCCGTTGATCGATCCGCCGGCGGGATTCGATCCGTGGATGGCACTGAGCGCCATCGGTTATCCGCTGGACCATCGCGACGCAGTGGTACGCGCCTTTCATCGCCATTTTCGCGGCATCGACGGCGATGCGCTCGACGCGCAGGATCTGCGCCTGCTTTATGCCTTGTCGCGCCAGCTCAATGGAGAGTCCACTGCAGCGCCATGA
- a CDS encoding tetratricopeptide repeat protein, producing MVLLVSMHCWAQDDTAAASQTAASHKVSAQDEEQLKKVLDGAKLIEAHQPQQAIDGPLTDVVDYYEHAYGNSKDVMYSPRGLKDTLFYLTGAAQHPGPSGKAIAVGKAWAMAYWARGYAYGELGQFAKSRDELEKAVKLAPTDSQYNSELGFAYQRLSDWHRSLAAFEIAEKYAELTGNTPADIGRLKCRGLRGQGYDLVELNRLDDAAQKYYACLHLVPDDQGSLKELGYVRQQLQKQGRQPPAPR from the coding sequence ATGGTGCTTTTGGTATCCATGCACTGTTGGGCGCAAGACGATACCGCGGCGGCATCGCAGACCGCGGCTTCGCATAAGGTGTCGGCGCAGGACGAGGAGCAACTGAAGAAAGTCCTGGATGGCGCGAAGTTGATCGAGGCGCATCAACCGCAACAGGCCATCGATGGGCCGCTTACCGACGTGGTCGACTACTACGAGCACGCCTATGGCAACAGCAAGGACGTCATGTACTCGCCTCGCGGCCTCAAGGACACGCTGTTCTATCTGACTGGAGCAGCCCAGCACCCGGGGCCCAGTGGCAAGGCGATTGCGGTGGGCAAGGCCTGGGCGATGGCGTACTGGGCGCGGGGTTACGCTTATGGCGAGCTAGGCCAGTTCGCAAAGAGTCGCGACGAACTGGAAAAAGCGGTCAAGCTCGCGCCCACCGATAGCCAGTACAATAGCGAGCTTGGCTTTGCCTATCAGCGTCTGAGTGACTGGCATCGCTCGCTGGCTGCCTTTGAGATCGCGGAAAAGTATGCCGAACTGACCGGCAACACGCCGGCGGATATCGGGCGCTTGAAATGCCGCGGCTTGCGCGGCCAGGGTTACGATCTGGTCGAATTGAATCGATTGGACGATGCCGCGCAGAAATACTACGCCTGCCTGCATCTGGTGCCAGATGATCAGGGCTCACTGAAAGAGCTCGGCTATGTACGCCAGCAGTTGCAGAAGCAGGGTAGGCAACCGCCAGCTCCCAGGTAA
- a CDS encoding nuclear transport factor 2 family protein has protein sequence MSIYRDCVSCRFALMLFSAVALGWSVVYADGVQGSKDEESAMTEAGVRAVEQHWTRAEGTGDTDFLESMLAPDYRSVNADGKAISKSTIVEHAAKNKGSDKGMQEIDAYIKAHPYGEAVAMHQNSAVVTFYDPQLGPQNGVKSADIFIYVDGHWHAMYSQHSAVGKH, from the coding sequence ATGTCGATCTACCGCGATTGTGTTTCCTGCCGCTTCGCACTGATGCTGTTTTCCGCCGTCGCATTGGGCTGGTCGGTGGTCTACGCCGATGGCGTACAGGGCAGCAAGGACGAGGAGTCGGCCATGACCGAAGCGGGCGTGCGTGCGGTCGAGCAGCACTGGACGCGTGCCGAAGGCACCGGCGATACCGATTTTCTTGAGTCGATGCTCGCGCCCGACTACCGCTCGGTCAATGCCGACGGCAAGGCCATATCCAAGTCGACCATCGTCGAGCATGCGGCGAAGAACAAAGGTTCGGACAAGGGCATGCAGGAGATCGATGCCTATATCAAGGCGCATCCCTATGGCGAAGCCGTAGCCATGCACCAGAACAGCGCCGTCGTGACCTTCTACGACCCGCAGCTGGGTCCGCAGAACGGCGTGAAATCCGCGGACATCTTTATCTACGTAGACGGCCATTGGCACGCGATGTATTCGCAGCACAGCGCGGTGGGCAAGCACTGA
- a CDS encoding NAD(P)-dependent oxidoreductase: protein MKIAILGASGNVGTRLVAEALRRGHQVTAVARRADNQADTAQLTHIAADITDPSLPAKLRGHDAIISSIHFTQASSDDLLALVRASGVKRYLVVGGAGSLEVAPGKLLVDGADFPAIYLDEARAGKNFLDVLRGISDLDWTFLSPSALFIAGERTEHFRIGADTLLVAADGKSWVSFEDYAIAMLDEIEKPAHIRQRFTVGY from the coding sequence ATGAAAATCGCCATTCTCGGTGCCAGCGGCAACGTCGGTACACGCCTGGTCGCTGAAGCACTGCGACGCGGTCACCAGGTCACTGCCGTTGCCCGCCGTGCCGACAACCAGGCCGACACCGCGCAACTGACGCATATCGCTGCCGATATCACGGACCCGTCCTTGCCGGCCAAGCTGCGCGGCCATGACGCCATCATCAGCTCGATCCACTTTACCCAGGCTTCGTCGGACGACCTGCTCGCGCTGGTACGCGCTTCGGGCGTGAAGCGTTATCTCGTGGTCGGCGGCGCAGGCAGCCTGGAGGTTGCACCCGGCAAGCTGCTGGTCGACGGTGCGGATTTCCCCGCCATCTATCTCGACGAGGCTCGCGCCGGCAAGAACTTCCTCGACGTGTTGCGTGGCATCAGCGATCTGGACTGGACCTTTCTCAGCCCGTCCGCCTTGTTCATCGCCGGCGAGCGCACCGAGCATTTCCGGATAGGCGCGGATACGTTGCTGGTGGCTGCCGATGGCAAGAGCTGGGTGTCGTTTGAGGACTATGCGATTGCGATGCTCGACGAGATCGAGAAACCTGCGCATATCCGGCAGCGTTTTACGGTCGGTTATTGA